One part of the Natronorubrum sediminis genome encodes these proteins:
- a CDS encoding PAS domain-containing protein, whose product MDRRLEGPEPVHVRALVVGSSPWLHQAATELSADSIIVDGPLPSATDLEMDRFDATDCLVTDEREVLTTVSDACPVVYAIDDLNEVPLERLRTDGATDFVRKTLPIESSMLAHRVQQAATLGAKTRTVQRQRRWYQALIEQSSDLIVVADSKGTITYVEPSVERVGGYDADELRDSHLTDAVHAEDVAMVEAAFEELCEEPYGTTKRLTYRCRHANGDWYIHEATLTNWLEDEDINGIVASIRDITALHQAEQELDEAMDRVGDAFYTLDSEWRFTYINDHAAALFDVDPEAVLGVKIYDLFPNILGTAFQPAAVEAMETREAVSIERYYEPMETWYSARMYPSSSGIAVYFTDVTERIERKRALRERTERLEMLAQNLPVILFVHETDGTILLAEGRGLEKVERLSDDVVGESIFDVFSDHSTILSDTMAAIGGEQSHSQIRLDDRVFESWWRPVTDEGVVERVIGIAVDVTERAQYQEALNALHEATNHLLTVESKQAACEYMVDVASDVLDIESVVYRFDDHHNELVPAAYSHAFETNFGQPDEHTPDDGLVWQTFVDGAPTLVDDRTDTGGTHPDRARSGLYVPIGEHGVLVAFETETNHYDDETYELAQLFATTAEAALDRISRTRRLHGRERTLKRQNIHLEQLNEANAVRQDIEQLLLMADDRAEIERGICERLAALEECSFVWFGEPDPGGHELEPRASAGREHTYLDTISVTTVDDSAAEPAGRTARTRTPTYAENVADSVRDGTWRVEALSRNYQSVYAVPIVYDDFLYGVVAIYGDDRDAFDEPLRDTLAELGETIAYAITATKRKTALADSGVDTVELEIELTGDSLFRRLAGALETRLTFEGATIRDDGEPTVFAVANSDAVTEHSSDLRSLEGVHDASIIAESEDETLLQLQCSEPFLGSVVDTDGGTLRTFVATDDETRATIEVPESIEVRELLSGLNRRGFSASMVARREQSTTQPTIDVAARNALLAELTDRQQEVVQTAYHGGYFEWPRHTNGDELADSLGISPPAFHKHVRAVEQKLFATIFDETVSEG is encoded by the coding sequence ATGGACCGACGCCTCGAGGGTCCTGAACCGGTCCACGTTCGAGCGCTCGTCGTTGGCTCGTCGCCGTGGCTCCACCAAGCAGCGACGGAACTCTCGGCAGATTCCATCATCGTCGACGGTCCACTCCCCTCGGCTACGGACCTCGAGATGGACAGATTCGACGCGACCGACTGTCTCGTAACGGACGAACGCGAGGTGCTCACCACGGTCAGCGACGCGTGTCCGGTCGTTTACGCCATCGACGACCTGAACGAAGTCCCACTCGAACGACTTCGGACCGACGGTGCGACGGATTTCGTTCGGAAGACGCTGCCCATCGAGTCCTCGATGCTCGCCCATCGCGTCCAACAGGCCGCCACACTGGGCGCTAAAACCCGAACCGTTCAACGACAGCGACGGTGGTACCAGGCGTTGATCGAACAGTCGTCGGACCTCATCGTCGTTGCCGACTCGAAGGGAACGATCACCTACGTCGAACCATCGGTCGAACGAGTCGGTGGGTACGACGCTGACGAGTTACGCGACAGCCACCTCACCGACGCCGTCCACGCAGAAGACGTCGCGATGGTCGAAGCCGCGTTCGAGGAACTCTGTGAGGAACCATACGGAACGACGAAACGGCTGACGTACCGGTGTCGACACGCGAACGGCGACTGGTACATCCACGAAGCCACGCTGACTAATTGGCTCGAGGACGAGGATATCAACGGTATCGTCGCATCGATTCGCGACATTACGGCCCTCCACCAGGCAGAACAGGAGTTAGACGAAGCGATGGATCGGGTCGGCGACGCGTTCTACACGCTCGACTCGGAGTGGCGGTTCACCTACATCAACGACCACGCGGCAGCACTCTTCGACGTCGATCCGGAGGCCGTCCTCGGCGTCAAGATTTACGACCTCTTCCCGAATATTCTGGGGACAGCGTTTCAGCCGGCAGCGGTCGAAGCCATGGAAACGCGCGAAGCGGTCTCCATCGAGCGATACTACGAGCCGATGGAGACGTGGTACAGCGCCCGGATGTATCCCTCTTCGTCCGGCATTGCAGTCTACTTTACCGACGTGACCGAGCGCATCGAACGAAAACGAGCGCTCAGAGAGCGAACGGAACGACTCGAGATGCTCGCACAGAACCTCCCGGTGATCCTGTTCGTCCACGAAACGGACGGGACGATTTTGCTCGCAGAGGGTCGCGGCCTCGAGAAAGTCGAGCGACTCTCCGACGACGTCGTCGGAGAGTCGATCTTCGATGTTTTCAGCGATCACTCGACCATTCTCTCGGATACGATGGCCGCAATAGGAGGTGAACAGTCACACTCACAGATCCGTCTCGACGACCGGGTCTTCGAATCGTGGTGGCGGCCAGTGACCGACGAGGGAGTCGTCGAACGCGTCATCGGCATCGCGGTCGACGTCACCGAGCGTGCGCAGTACCAGGAGGCGCTCAACGCCCTCCACGAGGCGACGAATCACTTGTTGACGGTCGAGTCGAAACAAGCCGCGTGTGAGTACATGGTCGACGTCGCGAGCGACGTCCTCGATATCGAGAGCGTCGTCTATCGCTTCGACGACCACCACAACGAACTCGTCCCGGCGGCGTACTCACACGCCTTCGAAACGAACTTCGGTCAACCCGATGAGCACACTCCCGACGACGGACTCGTGTGGCAGACGTTCGTCGACGGGGCACCGACACTCGTCGACGACCGTACGGATACCGGCGGGACACACCCCGACCGCGCTCGAAGCGGGCTGTACGTGCCGATCGGTGAACACGGCGTCCTCGTCGCCTTCGAGACCGAGACGAACCACTACGATGACGAGACGTACGAACTAGCCCAACTCTTCGCGACGACCGCCGAAGCCGCGCTCGACCGAATCTCCAGAACGCGTCGACTTCACGGCCGCGAACGCACACTCAAACGACAAAATATCCACCTCGAGCAGTTGAACGAGGCGAATGCGGTCAGGCAGGATATCGAGCAGTTGCTGTTGATGGCCGACGACCGAGCGGAAATCGAACGCGGCATCTGCGAGCGTCTCGCAGCCCTCGAGGAGTGTTCGTTCGTCTGGTTCGGTGAGCCGGACCCGGGTGGCCACGAACTCGAACCACGAGCTAGTGCTGGTCGAGAGCATACCTACCTCGACACGATTTCGGTGACGACCGTCGACGACTCCGCGGCCGAACCAGCGGGACGGACAGCGCGAACGCGAACGCCGACCTACGCCGAAAACGTCGCAGACTCCGTGCGTGATGGTACCTGGCGCGTCGAAGCGCTCTCGCGAAATTATCAGTCGGTCTACGCCGTTCCGATCGTCTACGACGACTTCCTCTACGGCGTCGTCGCCATTTACGGTGACGACCGCGACGCGTTCGACGAACCGCTGCGTGACACGCTCGCCGAACTCGGCGAAACGATCGCCTACGCGATCACCGCCACCAAACGAAAAACCGCGCTCGCCGACAGCGGCGTCGACACCGTCGAACTCGAGATCGAACTCACGGGCGACTCGCTGTTTCGTCGCCTCGCTGGCGCGCTCGAAACCCGACTGACGTTCGAGGGAGCGACGATTCGAGACGACGGAGAGCCGACAGTTTTCGCCGTCGCCAACTCCGATGCGGTGACCGAGCACTCGAGTGACCTTCGCTCACTCGAGGGAGTCCACGACGCTTCGATTATCGCCGAATCCGAGGACGAAACCTTGCTCCAGCTTCAGTGTTCGGAGCCGTTTCTCGGTTCGGTCGTCGACACCGACGGTGGAACGTTGCGGACGTTCGTCGCAACGGACGACGAGACGCGAGCCACTATCGAGGTTCCCGAATCCATCGAGGTGAGAGAGCTCCTCTCCGGTCTGAATCGACGTGGGTTCTCGGCGTCGATGGTGGCACGCCGAGAACAGTCGACGACCCAGCCGACGATCGACGTCGCTGCGCGCAACGCGTTACTCGCGGAACTCACCGACAGACAACAGGAGGTCGTTCAAACGGCGTACCACGGCGGATACTTCGAGTGGCCACGTCACACGAACGGTGACGAACTGGCCGATTCACTCGGAATCTCGCCGCCTGCGTTCCACAAGCACGTCAGAGCCGTAGAGCAGAAGCTGTTCGCGACGATATTCGACGAAACGGTATCCGAGGGTTAA
- a CDS encoding HalOD1 output domain-containing protein has translation MTEMTSPQTAHSAEYDTVQYDQLDSEPLSVTIVTAVATFCNEEVTELEPLHYTVNTDALERLFEPRANGVRSEGALIFEYNDCLITVRADGEIRIESA, from the coding sequence ATGACAGAGATGACATCACCACAGACTGCACACTCGGCGGAGTACGACACTGTGCAGTACGATCAACTCGACTCCGAACCGCTGAGCGTGACGATCGTCACCGCCGTTGCGACGTTTTGCAACGAGGAGGTGACCGAACTCGAGCCACTTCACTACACCGTCAATACCGATGCGCTCGAGCGACTGTTCGAACCCCGAGCGAACGGGGTGCGATCCGAGGGAGCGCTCATTTTCGAGTACAACGACTGTTTGATCACCGTCCGTGCCGACGGCGAAATTCGAATCGAATCGGCGTAG